Part of the Acipenser ruthenus unplaced genomic scaffold, fAciRut3.2 maternal haplotype, whole genome shotgun sequence genome is shown below.
CCAGTACATCCTGGCACAGGTGGGCTTCTCAGTGGGACTCGGGAACGTTTGGAGGTTTCCTTACCTGTGCCACCAGAACGGAGGAGGtgagactgagagacacacacgagagaggagaggagaggagagacacacacgagagaggagaggagaggagaggagagacacacacgagagaggagaggagaggaggggacacacacgagagaggagaggagaggagagacacacacgagagaggagaggagaggagagacacacacgagagaggagaggagaggagagacacacacgagagaggagagacacacacgagagaggagaggagaggagagacacacacgagagaggagaggagagacacacacgagagaggagaggaggcacacacgagagaggagaggagaggagagacacacgagagaggagaggagaggagagacacacgagagaggagaggagaggagagacacacgagagaggagaggagaggagagacacacacgagagaggagaggagaggagaggagagacacacacaggagaggagaggagagacacacacgagagaggagaggagaggagagacacacacgagagaggagaggagagacacacacgagagaggagaggagaggagagacacacacgagagaggagaggagaggagaggagagacacacacgagagaggagaggagaggagaggagagacacacacgagaggagaggagaggagaggagagacacacacgagagaggagaggagagacacacacgagagaggagaggagaggagagacacacacgagagaggagaggagagacacacacgagagaggagagacacacacgagagaggagaggagaggagagacacacacgagagaggagaggagaggagagacacacacgagagaggagaggagaggagagacacacgagagaggagaggagaggagagacacacacgagagaggagagacacacacgagagaggagaggagaggagagacacacacgagagaggagaggagagacgagacacacacgagagaggagaggagagacacacacgagagaggagaggagagacacacatgagagaggagaggagagacacacacgagagaggagaggagaggagagacacacacgagagaggagaggagaggagagacacacacgagagaggagaggagagacacacgggagagaggagaggagaggagagacacacacgagagaggagaggagagacacacacgagagaggaaaggagagacacacacgggagaggagaggagaggagagacacacacgagagaggagaggagaggagagacacacacgagagaggagagacacacacgagagaggagaggagagacacacacgagagaggagaggagagacacacgagagaggagaggagagacacacacaggagaggagaggagagacacacgagagaggagaggaaaggagagacacacacgagagaggagaggagaggagagacacacacgagagaggagaggagaggagagacacacacgagagaggagaggagaggagagacacacgggagaggagaggagaggagagagacacgagagaggagaggagaggagaggagagacacacacgagagaggagaggagagacacacacgagagaggagagacacacacgagagaggagaggagagacacacacgagagaggagaggagagacacatacgagagaggagaggagagacacacgagagaggagaggagaggagagacacacacgagagaggagagacacacacgggagaggagaggagagacacacacgagagaggagaggagagacacacacgagagaggagaggagagacacacacgagagaggagaggagaggagagacacacacgagagaggagaggagagacacacacgagagaggagaggagaggagagacacacgagagaggagaggagagacacacacgagagaggagaggagagacacacacgagagaggagaggagaggagagacacacgagagaggagaggagagacacacacgagagaggagaggagagacacacacgagagaggagaggagagacacacgagagaggagaggagagacacacacaggagaggagggacacacgagagaggagaggagagacacacgagagaggagaggagagacacacacaagagaggagaggagaggagagacacacacaggagaggagggacacacgagagaggagaggagagacacacgagagaggagaggagagacacacgagagaggagaggagaggagagacacacgagagaggagaggagagacacacacgagagaggagagacacatgagagaggagaggagagacacacacgagagaggagaggagagacacacacgagagaggagaggagagacacacacgagagaggagaggagagacacacacgagagaggagaggagagacacacgagagaggagaggagagacacacacacacgagaggagaggagagacacacgcTGTGCACTGCACACTAACactgtcctctctcctctcctctctcaggtgcgTTTCTGCTGCTGTATTTTCTGCTCCTCGTGATTATCGGGATCCCGCTGTTCTTCCTGGAGTTGGCGGCGGGACAGAGTATCCGGCAGGGAAGCATCGGAGTCTGGAAGCACATCCACCCCCGACTGACTGGGATTGGATATGCCAGCTGtgtggtgagagagagagagagagagagagagaggagaggggagagagagagagagagagaggagaggagaggagagagagagaggagagaggagaggagagagagagagagggaggagagagagagagagagagagagagagaggagagaggggagagaggggagagaggagagagaggggagagaggagaggagagggggagaggggagagaggggagggggagagagagaggagaggagaggagagagagagagagagagagagagagagagagagagagagactatgcCGTCACTGACATACAGATGGGCAGCAAACAGCACAGACAGATTTACCAAAGCAATGTTCCACCCAAATCACTAACCTGATTAATACTGTCAATATAACACAACACCAACATAACAAGACAGGCAtacatctttaaatatttaaaatagcaGCAGTTAACACAAACCTCAAAAAATGAAACATCAGAAACCCAAAGAGAAACGGTTTGATGATGAAAAACTACAAGGAAAAATACAAAGGCAATGATCTAATGAGAAACATCGTGAAGCAGACAGCCTGATTCACACCGGCAGGGCCGTGCGAACTTCAAACAAGAGAAACACGCCCTGAAACagaacacacccacacaaacacaaacacaagactCTCACCGAACCTGAAGAACACAGCAAAACAAGGAGCTGGCTAAGATGGAGCTGTTTGGAAAAGAATACTTTGAAGACATCTTCCTCCAGAAAGAGTTCAGATTGAAACACAAACGAATTACAAATCCTCGACAattaaaaacaagcaacagcCACGAggaccccacccccccaccccccccaaaatcGCCCTGCAAGAGTCAAGTGAGGCTCCGAACGCTCAGACACAGAACATCCTGCAGCCCTGCCAGCATCAGGACTGAGAgtctcaaacacagcagccctgcgCTCCACTGATCTCCATTACACGAGAGCAGATGTTCAAACGTCATGCTggtttgaactcggctctcgccaagataagcaccaactaagacgtagcttcacagtaaactaatgtgatccatctgcgtctccatccatctgatgatgtagatatccttctgtctggtgttgatggctgaagtgtaatgctggctccagggatcagcttatttttcctccctggcgcatcagcacacacaacggctgtgatgctggctccggggatcaaccacagtgcggtctccccagcgcatcagcatgacaaccgtctggattgagctgagtagggtacatctctggggtcttcaagtgggcaccttccatcctcggtgtttcgtcgactagcccacgacacctcaagagggctcgacggtgattctggcgtcccagcatcaccccccctccgtcccccactcaaccctcaaacacagcagccctgagctgcACTGCATCGCACTGCactgttcttattattattattattattattattattattattattattattattattatttattttaatctgtatttttccatacttttttattctctctctcctctctctcctctcccctctcctcctctatcatctctctcctctcctcctcttctctcctctcttctcctctctcctctcctcctctcctcctctcctcctctctctcctcctctcctcctctctctctcctctctcctctcctctctcatctctctcatctctctcctctcctcctcttctctcctctcctctctcatctctctcctctcctcctcttctctcctctcctctcctctcatctctcttctctcctctctctctcctctctcctctcctctctccttcctcctctcctctcccctctcttgctcctctcacactctctctctcttctctcttctctcctctcttctctcctctctcttctctcctctctctctcctctctcctctcctcctttcctctctcctctctcccctctcctctcctctctcctctctctcctctcctcccctcctctctcctctctcctctctctctcctctctctcatctctctcctctcctctctcctctcctctctcatctctcttctctcctctctcccctctcctcctcttctctcctctcctctctcctctctctcctctcctcctctcctctcccctctcttgctcctctcacactctctcctctatcttctctcctctcctctctcctctctcaggtctGTTTCTTCGTTGCTCTCTATTACAATGTGATCATTGCCTGGAGTCTCTTCTATCTGGGAAACTCCTTCCAGTACCCCCTGCCCTGGGAATCCTGCCCCACTGTGGCCAACCAGAGCATTGCAGGTGAGCGGAGAGGGGGAATCGCAAtggaaactacagctcccagcatgcctctgcactacCTGTATCACTGAgggattctgggagctgtagttctttaaaagGGGCTGGGATGGGTTACCAATGGTTCCCTAGCCACATTACTGATGCtgaatctctctctcctctctccctctctcctctctcctctctccctctctctctctctcctctctccccctcctctctcctttctcctctcctctcctctcctctctcctcctctctctcctctcctcccctctctcctctctctcagttcTCGAGTGTTCTCTCTCTTCTCCCACCACGTATTTCTGGTACCGCAAGGCTCTTGACATCACAGACTCCATCGAGGACCCCTTGACCTTTAACCCTGTGATGACAGGGTGTCTGCTGGCTGCCTGGACCATCGTGTGCCTGGCCATGATCAAGGGGATCCAGTCTTCAGGgaaggtgtgtctgtgtgtctctctctcctctctcctccccctccacctctcccctcctctctctccctctcctccaggtcatgtatctcctctctcttctccaggtcatgtatctcctctctctctctctcttctccaggtcatgtatctcctctctctctctcttctccaggtcatgtatctctctctctctctctctcttctccaggtcatgtatctctctctctctctctctctctctctctctctctctctctctctcttctccaggtcatgtatctctctctctctctctctctcttctccaggtcatgtatctcaattcaattcaattcaattcaatggtgctttattggcatgacttacaatagcaggtgttgccaaagcaattatacaatacagacatgtatatatacaatgcatcatgaatacatatatataaacaaactgatttataaagtacagtaaaaaaaacaaaaccaaaaaaaaaaaaaaaaaacacatatcactactaacaataaacatgtatcaggacaataagcatttacctaatacatacatgcctacatacacaacaacatacatactgtatatacataagtgtgtgtgtgtctctgtgcagagctctcattgtgtgtccctcaatctgtgacatgcagacacatactgggctgctagttgggctgtgcttctctcctctcccaggaggattgggactttttcagggttggtcatgtttgggaagtttgggagggaatttgcaaattttttaaaataagtttgtctattttccgagtatttcttacattgaagaaggaagtgcatctctgtctcaacctctcctgtctcacagtgaccacagagcctttcttctttaggaagccaggtctgccggtgacggcctttttcaatggccaggctgtggtcactgagcctgtacttggtcaggatctgcctctgctttgtatctctgacagtagagagatactctgccagagtgtaatctctttttagggcccgataacaatccagtttattttgagattttgtttctgtgtcccaatgtttcagatagcagtttttggttagttttataatttggttgactctgattgggggctggtaagcagtgctgccctgaagctggtttgttttagtattattagttgggttcagtgcagtgagcttcagggccagctggcttagaggactcttttcagggctgagctcttgggtttgcatggcctcatactggagggagtctgattcacttttctttaggtgcatccaaaactttagtgctcttttctttatatttatgagtgttgggtaacggcctaattctgccctgcatgcatgatttggtgtttttctttgcacctgtaggatgtttttgtagagttcagcatgcagggtttcgattgggtgtttgtcccatttagtgtagtcttgttgactgagtggaccccatacctcacttccatacagcgcaatgggctggatgacactgtcaattaattttagccatattttgataggaatattgattttatagaatcttcttctgatggcatagaaagctcttctggctttttcctttagtgcattcactgctaggttaaagctccctgacgcactgatagtcaggcccaggtacgtgtagtctgaggtgtgttctagtgtagtgttgtttagggtgaaatggtatctgtttccctgagttctggcctttttttgaaaaatcattattttggtctttttaaagtttactgccagggcccaggtctgacagtactgctccagcagtgccaggctccgctgcagcccctgctctgtgggcgacagcaggaccaggtcatctgcatagagcaggaacttgacttcggtgttgtgtagagtaaggccggggtctgcagactgctccaacatcgtagccaactcgttaatataaatattgaacagtgttggactcagactgcagccctgcctcaccccccgcccctgagtgaagaaatcagttcttttgttgccaattttgactgcacatttgttttctgtgtacattgattttattatatcatagattttaccccctacaccactttgaagaattctgtaatataaaccttcatgccaaatagaatcaaatgcttttttaaagtcaatgaagcaggcgaaaattttgcctttatttttttggtgtacgtgtttgtttattagggtgtgtagggtgtaaatatgatctgttgtgcggtgatttggtaggaatccaatttgactcttactcaggacattgtgttcggtaaggaaggccagtatccgggcgttgatgatactgcagaacaccttccccagattactgctcacacagatgccccggtagttgttggggtcgaatttgtctccactcttgtgaattggggatataagcccttggttccagatgtcagggaagtaaccagtacttagtaccatgttgaacaatttaagcattgcctcctgtaatttagggctgctgtgtttgagcatctcagtgctgatgctgtcagggccACAGGCTTTCCTGGTTTTCAGTGCCTGCAGCTTCTTAGTTAATTCCTGTAGGGTGATTGGAAcatcaattgtgttttggttatctttaattgattgttcaagtaatttcagtttttctctagtttcattttgtttatctgttagatctttttgttgaatatctttataaaggttttcaaaataatttttccaaactgttccattttgtatcgtcaattcttgttgttttgttgggtttaaattgttccacatttcccagaactgattttggtcaacagatttttcaatgtctgtgagggttttgtttgtgtgtttttgttttttctgtttgagggtgtgtttgtagtgttttagagtctcacagtacctcagacgtaagtctgtgtcttgtggttgatggtgtttttgattagataattttcttagatttgttcgtattgatttacattcatcatcaaaccatgactgtgtgtgtttttgtttccgattgatcttctttttggtctttttaatatttgccattatggctgctttttcaaatatctgattgaggtcattaacagacagatttagtcctgtcatattaggttggtacagagtgttgaggaaagtgttaatggtgttagttatttcagtggaactgattgctttgatatattcctcagtgctgtttggagcccatctgtatggttgattcagattgtacagcttactgggctgtgtttgtgtgttgcttgcctgacttcctcttttcaggaacacagtgatttgattgtggtccgatagaggggtttgttgcctgacagtgaatgcacttagaaaggaggggtccatgtcagtgatggcatagtcgactacactagtcccaagagctgagcaaaacgtgaacctccctaaagagtcccctctgatcctgccattaacgatgtacagacctagggcttgacagagatgcactaattctctcccatttttgttcacggcacggtcagggttgtttctctggattgtggtgggtgtgaggtacagaggggtctgtccaaatacatggctgtttccctgggtgttaatacagtcaggctctgagcctgtcctggcattgaaatccccacagagcagcacattcccctgggcctggaaatggccgatctctgtgtggagggtgttaaaatactcttcgttgtaatagggggattcagaagggggggtgtatgctgcacacaggtatatgtcattttgacattgggctattcccttgttaattttgagccatgtgtgtgtttggccctgtttgactgggctgatgtagctggccagctcctctctgtaccacactataatcccccctgagtccctgccgcgccggactgtgctcagtttaatagagggcactatcgcctccctgtagcctgaggggcagtgtgtgagcgcgtctgcacggcaccatgtctccaacagaactatcacatcgacatcttttgtatttttaataaattcaggatctgtgctcttcagcccaaaagcagaggaatacaggccctgaatgttccaacagctaacagtaaatgaactcatgtaatccaaccaatattattcttaatgaaataaaatgtctaacaataacacaaccttttatcattttaagttccctttaaacagtaaagtacaagtatagtaattattttagtagtattaataattatttatttatttatactttatttatttatttgtagttatttacatgtagaatattttttttttttttttttcctacccgAGTGTTGCAGGTCTCAGTTCagcagcctggagcagaggatgctgaggagctgtttgatctctcccagttcggtgggggctgggggggtgggcCGGGACAGAGTTGCAGCATAGCTGAGTTGCTGCTGGTGGTCGCTGATCCTGGCGGTAGTGGGACGAGTGGGGGGCCGGGTGGCGGGCGGCTGTACGGTGCTGCGGGGGCGGGATGTGTGCGCTGCAGTGCGGGGGGGCTGCATGCTACGCTGGcctctgctggcactgctgcgaggggggctggctgggctacggcccatggctgcatccttcagggtcttggcaaagactttgaccccctcctggttgaggtgcaccttgtcgtagaggtgccagggccccactgtggggtggtgtgccaggtgcacgttaGGCAGCGCAGCGCAGCCTCTGGTGATCTCTGCGTTCACAGCGTTgatggtgtgtgggtgggtgtcggctcggggcagcagcgtggagatgACCACTCTGGAGTCGGGGAACTCCTGCGTGGCTCTCTCAGCCACCCTTCTCACGGCCTTGGCAGTGTCGTGGCGCagggagcccaggtcgttggtgccggtgtggatgaCGATGCAGCTCGGGCTCCCCAATGTGTCCCggttcagcagctgcagggctcgcTCCGTGTTTGTGCAGCGGATGTTGCTGACACGCCGGCTGGGAAACAGTCTCCTCATGTCCAGGTATTTCCCGTTGCTGTCAATGAGGAGGACCACTTCTGCGTTTGTCTTCTTTTTGGCCAGCAtgctgtgggtgtgggtggggatgggggtgggagcggggtggggggggggagcggggtgggagggggagcgggggggaagcgggggtggggatgggagcggggtgggagggagaccggggggggagcgggggtggggatgggaccggtgtgggagtgcggggggcagcgggggtgggaatagggggggagcgggggggggagcggggg
Proteins encoded:
- the LOC131728358 gene encoding sodium-dependent neutral amino acid transporter SLC6A17-like isoform X2, translated to MEKPPLALDVNVDDVEGLLSPPGTPPAPPPCPADERPVWGSKIQYILAQVGFSVGLGNVWRFPYLCHQNGGGAFLLLYFLLLVIIGIPLFFLELAAGQSIRQGSIGVWKHIHPRLTGIGYASCVVCFFVALYYNVIIAWSLFYLGNSFQYPLPWESCPTVANQSIAVLECSLSSPTTYFWYRKALDITDSIEDPLTFNPVMTGCLLAAWTIVCLAMIKGIQSSGKVMYLSLSLSLLQVMYLSLSLSLSLSLSLSLFSRSCISLSLSLSSPGHVSQFNSIQFNGALLA
- the LOC131728358 gene encoding sodium-dependent neutral amino acid transporter B(0)AT2-like isoform X1, whose protein sequence is MEKPPLALDVNVDDVEGLLSPPGTPPAPPPCPADERPVWGSKIQYILAQVGFSVGLGNVWRFPYLCHQNGGGAFLLLYFLLLVIIGIPLFFLELAAGQSIRQGSIGVWKHIHPRLTGIGYASCVVCFFVALYYNVIIAWSLFYLGNSFQYPLPWESCPTVANQSIAVLECSLSSPTTYFWYRKALDITDSIEDPLTFNPVMTGCLLAAWTIVCLAMIKGIQSSGKVMYLSLSLSLFSRSCISIQFNSIQWCFIGMTYNSRCCQSNYTIQTCIYTMHHEYIYINKLIYKVQ